Genomic DNA from Perca fluviatilis chromosome 12, GENO_Pfluv_1.0, whole genome shotgun sequence:
CTGTTGACGGTGCAGTTGGTGATGGTTCGGGCGTCTCTCCGGGTTTGTCTCAGTCTGTCCGGACTCGGAGCTTTGATGAAGATCACGTAGGGCTTCAGTTTCTTCGTCCGCAGCGACTGGATGCTCTGACAACAAAACCAACACATCTGGGATTAACCCTTATGCTATCCTTGGGTCAagtttgacccgttttcaaagtttctttagGGCAAAAAAAACGTTTTGTCATAAGCAAAAACGCGACAAAATGcgtcaaaaatgtcaaaaataaccacccaaaacattgaaaaagtgacaaaaacattgggaaaaagtGGAACAAAAACCGTCAGATAAAGTGACcaaaacaagtgaaaaaaacactaaaatgtaaaatacaaaactttgaaaaaagtgactgaAACATTTAATTAAGGACAACAGGGGGTGTTGTGGGTGGCGGCACCCTCTAATAGTTAtgatgggagcaaagcaggaagagAGGTGACGAGGATTAAGCGTAAGGACGTAAACAaagacaggactttcacccaggagaccgggattCATGTACCCTGGAAATtcagagttctcgcgagagcacaatttgagtTTGCTCAGCGAGccactctggcattcagtaatgatgctcattaactacgcctttgtagccgagctgcaccaatcacacaGCCAGACGCGAGCTAAACACATGACGACAGCGCTGCGACGTCAAAGTCATTAGTAAACGTTGCAAGATGGCTACGGATGAACACCAGCTGTTCGAAACGGCTTTGGCTGCTACAATGAACGAGTTAGACTTGGCTtttcggtgattggctggagtgttttgttgtattttggtgcctATCCTGTGCCCctatagtgtttgtttgacatttccgaccctgtgttgtctcccgagactgggctttttca
This window encodes:
- the LOC120570558 gene encoding MAGUK p55 subfamily member 4-like; protein product: MCIIDVEPHSIQSLRTKKLKPYVIFIKAPSPDRLRQTRRDARTITNCTVNRAFTEGRLCGAGGGVPADGGQVQTAV